The DNA region GATACTGACGGGCAAGCTTGCGGTATGCCTTTTTGATTTCCTCGTCGCTGGCATTTTTGCTGACGCCGAGTACCTCATAATAATCACGTTTTTCAGCCACTCTTCCACCCCCATATCATTCACCATATCGCACATCGTGACAAAAGGAAAGCCAAAGCACGGGAGCCCCGGCTATGACTTTCCCCTCGTTCCGAACGTCACCGATGATTAATTCACCAAGAATCGTGAATTAGTTTTGTTTTTTATCTTCATCCACAACTTCGTAATCAGCGTCTACAACGTTGTCACGTTTCGCGGAACCTTGTTGCTCTTCAGCACCTTGAGCTGCTTGCTCTTGAGCTTGTGCTTGCTCGTACAGTTTAACAGACAGTTGTTGAACGATCTCTGTCAGTTCTTCTGTAGCAGCTTTGATGTCTTCCAGGTTATCGGAACCCAGGACGCCTTGCAGTTTTTCTTTTGCCGCGTTGGCTTTTTCAACTTCACCAGCGTCTGCTTTTTCGCCAAGATCTTTAATCGTTTTGTCAACAGAGTAGATCAGTTGATCTGCGCTGTTTTTCGCTTCAACGAGTTCTTTGCGCTTTTTGTCTTCTTCTGCATGCAGCTCAGCGTCTTTCATCATTTGCTCAACTTCAGCATCGCTCAGACCACTGGAAGAAGTGATGGTGATTTTTTGAGTTTTGTTTGTACCTTTGTCTGTTGCAGATACGTTAACGATACCGTTGGCATCAATATCGAAGCTAACTTCGATTTGTGGAACGCCACGTGGCGCTGGAGGAATATCTCCGAGCATGAAACGTCCAAGCGATTTGTTACCCGCTGCCATCTCGCGCTCACCTTGCAGGACGTGAATCTCAACGCTTGGTTGGTTGTCTGCGTAAGTGGAGAATACTTGGGATTTGCTTGTAGGGATCGTTGTATTGCGCTCGATCATTTTAGTGAATACGCCACCCGCTGTTTCGATACCCAGGGACAATGGAGTTACGTCAAGCAATACAACGTCTTTCACGTCACCTGTCAGTACGCCCGCTTGTACAGCAGCACCCAAAGCTACAACTTCATCCGGGTTAACGCCTTTGTGAGGCTCTTTACCAGTCAGCTTTTTGATCGCTTCTTGTACTGCAGGAATACGAGTGGAACCACCAACCAATACGATTTTGTCGATATCGTTAGCAGTCATTCCCGCGTCGCTCAGTGCACGGCGAGTTGGTTCAAGCGTACGCTCAACCAGACCTGCAGAGATTTCTTCGAATTTCGCGCGGCTCAGGTTCAATTCCAAATGTTGAGGAACGCCATCAGCCACAGTGATGAATGGCAGGGAAATCGTTGTAGTCAACACGCCGGAAAGTTCTTTTTTTGCTTTTTCCGCTGCATCTTTCAAACGTTGAACTGCTGCTTTATCTTTACTCAAGTCAATGCCTTGATCTTTTTTGAATTCACTTACGAGATAATCAATAATTACTTGGTCGAAGTCATCGCCACCCAGTTGGTTATCACCGCTGGTCGCTTTAACTTCGAAGAAGCCGTCACCCAGTTCAAGGATGGATACGTCGAATGTACCGCCACCCAAGTCATATACGAGAATCGTTTGGTCTTCGGATTTCTCCATACCGTATGCCAAAGCTGCTGCTGTTGGCTCGTTGACGATACGCAGAACTTCCAGACCTGCGATTTTACCTGCATCTTTGGTTGCTTGACGC from Paenibacillus sp. JNUCC-31 includes:
- the dnaK gene encoding molecular chaperone DnaK; the encoded protein is MSKVIGIDLGTTNSCVAVMEGGEAVVIPNPEGARTTPSVVGFKKDGERVVGETAKRQAITNPDRTIISIKRHMGTSHKETIDSKDYSPQEISAIILQKLKTDAEAYLGQTVTQAVITVPAYFNDSQRQATKDAGKIAGLEVLRIVNEPTAAALAYGMEKSEDQTILVYDLGGGTFDVSILELGDGFFEVKATSGDNQLGGDDFDQVIIDYLVSEFKKDQGIDLSKDKAAVQRLKDAAEKAKKELSGVLTTTISLPFITVADGVPQHLELNLSRAKFEEISAGLVERTLEPTRRALSDAGMTANDIDKIVLVGGSTRIPAVQEAIKKLTGKEPHKGVNPDEVVALGAAVQAGVLTGDVKDVVLLDVTPLSLGIETAGGVFTKMIERNTTIPTSKSQVFSTYADNQPSVEIHVLQGEREMAAGNKSLGRFMLGDIPPAPRGVPQIEVSFDIDANGIVNVSATDKGTNKTQKITITSSSGLSDAEVEQMMKDAELHAEEDKKRKELVEAKNSADQLIYSVDKTIKDLGEKADAGEVEKANAAKEKLQGVLGSDNLEDIKAATEELTEIVQQLSVKLYEQAQAQEQAAQGAEEQQGSAKRDNVVDADYEVVDEDKKQN